One region of Skermanella mucosa genomic DNA includes:
- a CDS encoding branched-chain amino acid ABC transporter permease gives MPDFSKRETWAVLIGLAFLLALPPLADAMGKGFYVTLFTRILIFGLAAVSLDLILGYGGMVSFGHAAFVGIGAYTVGILSWHVFDASPVITWPLLIEGTENAFVVWPLAALMGGLFALVIGAVSLRTTGISFIMITLAFAQMLFYLAISLRKYGGEDGIALYDKSELVPALDLFDRTTFYYVCLAILAAFLMLCRRLVGSRFGMAVRGAKVNERRMKALGFPTYRYKLTAFVISGAAAGLSGALLANAAEFVGPAYMSWQRSGELIVMVVLGGMGSLFGPVLGAAAFLLLEEWLADLTEHWQIFLGPILLFVVVFARRGIWGVIAGPDRRER, from the coding sequence ATGCCTGACTTCAGCAAGCGCGAAACCTGGGCGGTCCTGATCGGCCTCGCCTTCCTGCTGGCATTGCCGCCGTTGGCGGACGCCATGGGCAAGGGCTTCTACGTCACCCTGTTCACCCGCATCCTGATCTTCGGGCTGGCCGCGGTCAGCCTGGACCTGATCCTGGGCTATGGCGGCATGGTCAGCTTCGGCCACGCGGCGTTCGTCGGAATCGGGGCCTATACGGTGGGCATCCTGTCGTGGCACGTGTTCGACGCCTCGCCGGTGATCACGTGGCCGCTGCTGATCGAGGGGACGGAGAACGCCTTCGTCGTCTGGCCGCTGGCGGCGCTGATGGGCGGGCTGTTCGCTTTGGTGATCGGGGCGGTCAGCCTGCGGACGACCGGCATTTCCTTCATCATGATCACGCTGGCCTTCGCCCAGATGCTGTTCTACCTGGCGATAAGCCTGCGGAAATATGGCGGGGAGGACGGCATCGCGCTCTACGACAAGAGCGAGCTGGTACCCGCCCTCGACCTGTTCGACCGGACCACCTTCTACTATGTCTGCCTCGCGATCCTGGCGGCGTTCCTGATGCTGTGCCGGCGGCTGGTCGGCAGCCGGTTCGGCATGGCGGTGCGCGGAGCCAAGGTCAACGAGCGGCGCATGAAGGCGCTGGGCTTCCCGACCTATCGCTACAAGCTGACCGCCTTCGTGATCTCGGGCGCCGCCGCCGGGCTGTCCGGTGCGCTGCTGGCCAACGCCGCCGAGTTCGTCGGGCCGGCCTACATGTCGTGGCAGCGGTCGGGCGAGCTGATCGTGATGGTCGTGCTGGGCGGAATGGGGTCGCTGTTCGGCCCGGTGCTGGGCGCCGCGGCCTTCCTGCTGCTGGAGGAATGGCTGGCCGACCTGACTGAGCATTGGCAGATCTTCCTCGGCCCGATCCTGCTGTTCGTCGTGGTGTTCGCCCGGCGCGGCATCTGGGGCGTCATCGCCGGCCCGGACCGGCGGGAGCGCTAG
- a CDS encoding branched-chain amino acid ABC transporter permease has translation MNTLLLVEQGLNGLQLGVMLFLMAAGLTLVFGIMDMINLAHGSFYMVGAYLTATFAPLLDSFVLGVLVALPLAALAGMAVEMVALRTLYRREHLDQVLATFGLILFFNELVRIVWGPQPIFLSPPAWLGGTVEIIPGVPYPAFRLAIIGVGLAVAGFLYLLITRTRTGMLIRAGASNREMLGALGVDVKRLYTLVFGLGAALAALAGAMAGPILAVQVGMGESVLILTFVVIVIGGLGSVRGALAGALLVGMADTMARALLPTLLRAVMPPSQADGMGASLASMTIYILMAAVLAWKPRGLFPAHA, from the coding sequence GTGAACACGCTTCTGCTGGTCGAGCAGGGGCTGAACGGGCTTCAACTGGGCGTGATGCTGTTCCTGATGGCGGCCGGGCTGACGCTGGTCTTCGGCATCATGGACATGATCAACCTGGCGCACGGCTCCTTCTACATGGTCGGCGCCTACCTGACGGCGACCTTCGCGCCGTTGCTCGACAGCTTCGTCCTGGGCGTGCTGGTCGCCCTGCCGCTGGCGGCCCTGGCCGGCATGGCGGTCGAGATGGTGGCACTGCGGACCCTGTACCGGCGCGAGCACCTGGACCAGGTGCTCGCAACCTTCGGCCTGATCCTGTTCTTCAATGAGCTGGTTCGGATCGTCTGGGGGCCGCAGCCGATCTTCCTGAGCCCGCCGGCGTGGCTGGGCGGCACCGTCGAGATCATTCCCGGCGTGCCGTATCCGGCGTTCCGGCTGGCGATCATCGGAGTGGGGCTGGCGGTCGCCGGTTTCCTTTACCTGCTGATCACCCGGACCCGGACCGGCATGCTGATCCGGGCCGGCGCCTCCAACCGGGAGATGCTGGGCGCCTTGGGAGTGGATGTGAAGCGGCTGTACACCCTGGTGTTCGGCCTGGGGGCCGCGCTGGCCGCCCTGGCCGGCGCCATGGCGGGGCCTATCCTGGCGGTCCAGGTCGGCATGGGCGAGAGCGTGCTGATCCTGACCTTCGTGGTGATCGTGATCGGCGGGCTGGGTTCCGTGCGGGGCGCACTGGCCGGAGCCCTGCTGGTCGGCATGGCCGACACCATGGCCCGGGCGCTGCTGCCGACGTTGCTCCGTGCCGTGATGCCGCCGTCCCAGGCGGACGGCATGGGCGCGTCGCTGGCGTCCATGACCATCTATATCCTTATGGCCGCCGTGCTGGCCTGGAAGCCCCGGGGGCTGTTCCCGGCCCATGCCTGA
- a CDS encoding ABC transporter substrate-binding protein has translation MKSVSRGVAAVLAAGLACFAAPLSAQTGEVKVGMITTLSGPGSGLGIDVRDGFALALKDLGGTLGGLKATVIEGDDQQKPDIAKQLADRMVERDDVDVVTGIIWSNLALALMPSLERAEVFFLSPNAGPSQLAGKQCNPFFFGVAYQNDGQHEAMGQHMQSQGIKRAYLMAPNYPAGKDALTGVKRFFKGEVVGEVYTAVGQLDYAAELAQLRAAAPDGIYIFYPGGMGINFVKQFEQAGLKGKVPLFGPGFSFSEDSLPAIGDAALGVMNTAQWSGDIDNPQNRKFVQGFEAAYNRLPSVYAAQAYDTALLLDSAVRRTGGKLDDKNALRAALKAADFKSIRGDFKFNANHFPIQDYYLREVVKDDKGRLTNVIRGTVFEDHADPYAAECRM, from the coding sequence ATGAAATCCGTATCCCGCGGCGTCGCCGCCGTCCTGGCGGCAGGATTGGCCTGTTTCGCGGCGCCCCTTTCCGCCCAGACGGGCGAAGTGAAGGTGGGCATGATCACCACGCTGTCGGGTCCCGGCAGCGGACTCGGCATTGACGTGCGCGACGGCTTCGCGCTGGCGCTGAAGGACCTGGGCGGCACGCTAGGCGGCCTGAAGGCAACGGTGATCGAGGGCGACGACCAGCAGAAGCCCGACATCGCCAAGCAGCTCGCCGACCGCATGGTGGAGCGGGACGACGTGGACGTCGTGACCGGAATCATCTGGTCCAACCTGGCCCTGGCCCTGATGCCCAGCCTGGAGCGGGCGGAAGTGTTCTTTCTGAGCCCGAACGCCGGTCCGTCGCAGCTGGCGGGCAAGCAGTGCAATCCGTTCTTCTTCGGCGTCGCCTACCAGAACGACGGCCAGCACGAGGCGATGGGGCAGCACATGCAGTCCCAGGGGATCAAGCGGGCCTACCTGATGGCGCCGAACTACCCGGCGGGCAAGGACGCCCTGACCGGGGTCAAGCGCTTCTTCAAGGGCGAGGTCGTGGGCGAGGTCTACACCGCCGTCGGGCAGCTCGACTACGCGGCCGAGCTGGCGCAGCTCCGCGCGGCGGCCCCGGATGGCATCTACATCTTCTATCCCGGCGGGATGGGCATCAACTTCGTAAAGCAATTCGAGCAGGCCGGGCTGAAGGGGAAGGTCCCGCTGTTCGGTCCGGGCTTCAGCTTCAGCGAGGACTCGCTGCCGGCGATCGGCGACGCGGCGCTCGGCGTCATGAACACGGCGCAGTGGAGCGGCGATATCGACAACCCGCAGAACCGCAAGTTCGTCCAGGGCTTCGAGGCGGCCTACAACCGGCTGCCGTCGGTCTATGCGGCGCAGGCCTATGACACGGCGCTGCTGCTGGACAGCGCGGTACGCAGGACCGGCGGAAAGCTTGACGACAAGAACGCCTTGCGGGCGGCGCTCAAGGCGGCCGACTTCAAGTCGATCCGGGGCGACTTCAAGTTCAACGCCAACCACTTCCCGATCCAGGACTATTACCTGCGCGAGGTGGTCAAGGACGACAAGGGCCGTCTGACCAACGTGATCCGCGGCACCGTGTTCGAGGACCATGCCGATCCCTACGCGGCAGAGTGCAGGATGTGA
- a CDS encoding alpha/beta hydrolase → MYRHLTSQDEIDREYNPRLIVTDVDRVVAGWTERSAATRQACPNRLRRSFGPTLAEYLHVFPAESPNAPIHVFVHGGYWRAFNADDFSFIADSGRGRGVATVVVNYDLCPRVRIPEITRQVRGALAWVWHNAAEFGGDRGNIVVSGHSAGGHLVGRLLATNWVRDYGLPADLIKGALPISGLFDLEPLRWSWLQPTIQLTGDDILNESPIRRPPPVPIPVLAAVGGLESAEFRRQSRDYADALRVEESPAEALEVAGRNHFTILDDLADADGPLWRELEKMLKGSA, encoded by the coding sequence ATGTACCGTCACCTGACCAGCCAGGACGAGATCGACCGCGAGTACAATCCCCGACTCATCGTGACGGACGTCGATCGGGTGGTGGCGGGCTGGACCGAGCGGAGTGCCGCGACCCGGCAGGCTTGCCCGAACCGACTGCGCCGCTCCTTCGGGCCGACGCTGGCTGAATACCTTCATGTCTTTCCCGCCGAATCGCCGAACGCGCCGATCCATGTCTTCGTCCATGGGGGCTATTGGCGGGCGTTCAACGCCGACGATTTCAGCTTCATCGCCGACTCCGGACGGGGGCGGGGTGTCGCGACCGTGGTGGTCAACTACGACCTGTGCCCGAGGGTCAGGATCCCTGAGATCACCCGGCAGGTCCGCGGCGCGCTGGCCTGGGTCTGGCACAACGCGGCCGAGTTCGGCGGCGACCGCGGCAACATCGTGGTGTCGGGGCATTCCGCCGGCGGTCATCTGGTCGGCCGGCTGCTGGCGACCAACTGGGTCCGCGACTACGGGTTGCCGGCCGACCTAATCAAGGGGGCGCTGCCGATCAGCGGGCTGTTCGACCTGGAGCCGCTGCGCTGGTCTTGGCTCCAGCCGACCATCCAGCTGACCGGCGACGACATCCTGAACGAGAGCCCGATCCGGCGCCCGCCGCCGGTGCCGATCCCCGTGCTCGCCGCGGTCGGAGGACTGGAAAGCGCCGAGTTCCGCCGCCAGTCGCGCGACTATGCCGACGCGCTGCGGGTCGAGGAATCGCCGGCCGAGGCACTGGAGGTGGCGGGGCGCAACCACTTCACCATCCTCGACGATCTGGCCGACGCCGACGGGCCGCTGTGGCGGGAATTGGAGAAGATGCTGAAAGGATCCGCTTGA
- a CDS encoding SagB/ThcOx family dehydrogenase — translation MDMPDDSLPRDIRGYHRRSKHAPHRYALGPAFLDWESQPNPFRRYRGARQVDLPLGLDQPTPPFGKWDCVPPRHLDAGSLGLFLELALGLSAWKAVDGARWAVRNNPSSGNLHPTEGYVVLPTLPGIGEAPALYHYAVAAHALEERYVFETVPELPPAGFMVGLSSVVWREAWKYGERAFRYCQHDVGHAIGSLTYAAACLGWRLTVLAEPGDAEVADWLGVNREDSGHRFEREHPDLLALVHHPGPCVAFLPQRPGGTWHGQANRLSDDHDPWPAIDLALHFTAKPAGEAPKRRPVAAPPVPARDEAAGTIIRRRRSVMRMDASQILSKGAFLGMLAATLPDAGHVPWSGFPWPARVALFLFVHRVEGMERGLYALVRDPDSFSALKAACDRDFLWQPLAESGGPPLFLLARGDLEKRASQLSCLQAIAGKGAFSLGMVAEFSRTLDEEGPWAYRRLFWEAGLIGQVLYLEATAAGVSGTGIGCFFDDSVHETLGIDGEAMAWQSLYHFTVGTAIEDPRIATEPAYGHLDR, via the coding sequence ATGGACATGCCCGACGACAGCCTGCCGCGCGACATCAGGGGGTACCACCGGCGCAGCAAGCATGCGCCGCACCGCTACGCGCTCGGGCCGGCCTTCCTGGACTGGGAGTCGCAGCCGAACCCTTTCCGCCGATACCGTGGCGCCCGTCAGGTAGACCTACCGCTCGGGCTGGATCAGCCGACGCCACCATTCGGAAAGTGGGACTGCGTGCCGCCTCGGCACCTCGACGCCGGATCGCTCGGCCTGTTCCTGGAACTGGCACTGGGGCTGAGCGCCTGGAAGGCGGTCGACGGCGCCCGTTGGGCGGTGCGGAACAATCCGTCCAGCGGCAACCTGCATCCGACCGAAGGGTATGTCGTCCTCCCGACCCTTCCCGGCATCGGCGAGGCGCCGGCCCTTTACCACTACGCGGTCGCGGCCCACGCTCTGGAAGAACGCTATGTCTTCGAGACCGTACCCGAACTGCCGCCCGCCGGCTTCATGGTCGGGCTTTCCTCGGTCGTCTGGCGCGAGGCTTGGAAATACGGCGAGCGGGCTTTCCGCTACTGTCAGCACGATGTCGGGCACGCGATCGGATCGCTCACCTACGCCGCGGCCTGCCTGGGCTGGCGGCTGACCGTGCTGGCCGAGCCCGGCGACGCCGAGGTCGCGGACTGGCTCGGCGTGAACCGCGAGGACTCCGGTCACCGGTTCGAACGCGAACATCCCGACCTGCTGGCCCTGGTTCATCACCCCGGCCCCTGTGTCGCGTTCCTTCCTCAGCGCCCCGGCGGGACCTGGCATGGACAGGCAAACCGCCTGAGCGACGACCATGATCCCTGGCCGGCGATCGACCTCGCCCTGCACTTCACCGCCAAGCCGGCCGGGGAAGCGCCGAAAAGGCGGCCGGTCGCGGCACCACCCGTTCCGGCGAGGGACGAGGCGGCCGGGACCATCATCAGGCGTCGGCGCAGCGTGATGCGCATGGACGCTTCGCAGATCCTTTCGAAAGGGGCATTCCTCGGCATGCTGGCGGCAACCTTGCCGGACGCGGGGCATGTTCCCTGGTCGGGCTTTCCCTGGCCGGCGCGGGTCGCGCTCTTCCTGTTCGTCCACCGGGTCGAGGGGATGGAGCGCGGGCTGTACGCCCTGGTCCGGGACCCGGACTCGTTTTCAGCCTTGAAAGCGGCATGCGACCGCGACTTCCTCTGGCAGCCATTGGCGGAGTCGGGTGGCCCGCCGCTTTTCCTGCTCGCGCGCGGCGACCTTGAGAAACGCGCTTCGCAGCTCAGCTGCCTTCAGGCCATCGCCGGCAAGGGAGCCTTCAGCCTCGGCATGGTCGCCGAGTTCAGCCGGACCTTGGACGAGGAAGGCCCCTGGGCCTACCGGCGCCTGTTCTGGGAAGCCGGATTGATCGGCCAGGTGCTGTATCTGGAGGCGACCGCCGCGGGGGTTTCGGGTACCGGGATCGGCTGCTTCTTCGACGACTCTGTACACGAAACCTTGGGCATCGACGGCGAGGCGATGGCGTGGCAGAGCCTCTACCACTTCACCGTCGGCACCGCGATCGAGGATCCCCGCATCGCGACGGAGCCGGCTTACGGCCACCTCGACCGGTGA
- a CDS encoding Fe2+-dependent dioxygenase encodes MILCIAQVLPPDLLADIVRRLEDARFVDGARTAGWHARLVKANEQLSSADAAHADLVRRINDAVEGHPLFQIAARPKAVRPVMISRYTAGMEYGTHVDDAMMGGIRTDISFTLFLGDPATYDGGELVMEGTGGEQAYKLDAGSMILYPSGALHRVEPVTRGARLAAVGWAQSLVRDPGKREILFDLDTARRAIFQQQGKTAEFDLISKSTANLMRLWAEP; translated from the coding sequence ATGATACTATGCATCGCACAGGTCCTGCCGCCCGACCTGCTGGCGGACATCGTCCGCCGGCTGGAGGACGCACGCTTCGTCGACGGCGCCCGGACCGCCGGTTGGCACGCAAGGCTGGTCAAGGCGAACGAGCAGCTGTCATCGGCCGACGCCGCCCACGCCGACCTGGTCCGCCGGATCAATGACGCCGTCGAGGGGCATCCGCTGTTCCAGATCGCGGCACGGCCCAAGGCGGTCCGGCCGGTCATGATCAGCCGCTACACAGCCGGCATGGAATACGGGACCCATGTGGACGACGCGATGATGGGCGGCATCCGCACCGACATATCCTTCACGCTGTTCCTCGGCGACCCCGCGACCTACGACGGCGGGGAGCTGGTGATGGAGGGGACCGGCGGGGAGCAGGCCTACAAGCTCGACGCCGGCTCCATGATCCTCTATCCGTCCGGCGCGCTGCACCGGGTCGAGCCGGTCACCCGGGGAGCCCGCCTCGCCGCGGTCGGCTGGGCGCAGAGCCTGGTGCGGGACCCCGGAAAGCGGGAGATCCTGTTCGACCTGGACACCGCGCGACGCGCGATCTTCCAGCAGCAGGGCAAGACGGCGGAGTTCGACCTGATCTCCAAGAGCACCGCGAACCTGATGCGCCTCTGGGCGGAGCCCTGA
- a CDS encoding amino acid deaminase: MTDREEKTLIDGRTKGIPPGEAPFALAEIGGKGWNVLREDMVLPLAVLKSSALAHNGRWMRRFVDLTGTALAPHGKTTMSPDLFARQLADGAWGLTLATVQQVRVARTAGIGRIVLANQLVGRQAIDYVAAELAADPGFDFYCLVDSIEGVEQLAARLEARAPGRPLQVMVEVGAAGGRTGCRSDGMALAVAQAVKRAEPLLTLRGVEGYEGMVRGDGDRDGAIRAYLDRIAAVAAACEDKGLFGPGPVILSAGGSAFYDMVAERLGRVDLGRESMVLLRSGCYLTHDSSSYAALFEQVRQRMPEVDDLGPGPAAALEVWAYVQSRPQPDKAILTVGKRDISHDAGMPVPALWFRPGRHGHPAAMASGAVVTELNDQHAHLSIPPESDLEVGDMVALGVSHPCTTFDKWRVLYVVDDRYDVVSAVATWF, encoded by the coding sequence ATGACGGACCGGGAGGAGAAAACCCTGATCGACGGCAGGACCAAGGGCATCCCGCCGGGCGAGGCGCCGTTCGCGCTTGCAGAGATCGGCGGCAAGGGATGGAACGTGCTGCGGGAGGACATGGTCCTGCCGCTGGCCGTGCTGAAGTCGTCCGCCCTTGCCCATAACGGCCGGTGGATGCGCCGCTTCGTCGATCTGACCGGGACCGCGCTGGCGCCTCACGGCAAGACGACCATGAGCCCCGACCTGTTCGCCCGGCAGCTCGCCGACGGCGCCTGGGGACTGACCCTGGCGACGGTGCAGCAGGTCCGGGTCGCCCGCACCGCCGGGATCGGCCGGATCGTCCTGGCCAACCAGCTGGTCGGCCGGCAGGCGATCGATTATGTCGCCGCCGAGCTGGCGGCGGATCCCGGATTCGATTTCTACTGTCTGGTCGACTCGATCGAGGGCGTGGAACAGCTCGCCGCCCGCCTGGAAGCGCGCGCGCCGGGCCGGCCGCTCCAGGTCATGGTCGAGGTCGGCGCCGCCGGAGGCCGTACCGGGTGCCGGAGCGACGGCATGGCGCTCGCGGTGGCGCAGGCGGTGAAACGGGCGGAACCGCTCCTGACCCTGCGCGGCGTGGAGGGCTATGAGGGCATGGTGCGGGGCGATGGCGACCGCGACGGGGCCATCCGGGCCTATCTCGACCGCATCGCCGCCGTCGCGGCGGCCTGCGAGGACAAGGGCCTGTTCGGGCCGGGTCCCGTGATCCTGAGTGCCGGCGGCTCCGCCTTCTACGACATGGTCGCGGAGCGCCTCGGCAGGGTGGATCTGGGGCGGGAAAGCATGGTCCTGCTGCGGTCCGGCTGTTACCTGACCCATGATAGCAGCTCCTACGCGGCATTGTTCGAGCAGGTCCGGCAACGCATGCCCGAAGTGGACGACCTCGGACCCGGACCCGCCGCGGCGCTGGAGGTATGGGCCTATGTCCAGAGCAGGCCGCAGCCCGACAAGGCGATCCTGACGGTGGGCAAGCGCGACATCTCCCACGATGCCGGAATGCCGGTTCCCGCCCTGTGGTTCCGGCCGGGGCGGCACGGCCATCCCGCCGCCATGGCGTCCGGTGCCGTGGTGACCGAACTGAACGACCAGCACGCCCACCTGTCCATTCCGCCGGAGTCGGACCTGGAGGTAGGCGACATGGTGGCCCTGGGTGTCTCGCATCCCTGCACCACCTTCGACAAGTGGCGGGTGCTCTACGTCGTGGACGACAGGTATGACGTCGTCTCGGCGGTGGCGACCTGGTTCTGA
- a CDS encoding SLC13 family permease — protein MAKTERTARAADAADAPGSRIGRIPVGRSLLAVGAGFLLFVVMLLLPPPAGMSETAWTVAAVAILMAAWWVTEALPLAATALIPIVAFPLLGVATSREAATPYADPLIFLFLGGFVLGLGLQRWNLHRRIALTIISWVGTQPARLVGGFMLATAFLSMWVSNTATAVMMLPVALSVIALLQNDRSSDARGDADGALAAGRRNFAVSLLLAVAYGASIGGLATLIGTPPNALLAAYMARTYQVEIGFAQWMMVGVPLVLVMLALTWALLTQVVFRTPAGAIKGAMSAVGSEIASLGPMSRPEKLVGMVFVATAAAWILRPLLSDFIPGLDDTVIAMASALLLFLIPSGSDRGGFLMDWDTARGIPWGVLLLFGGGLSLASAISDSGLAEWLGQTLGLLGSWPVILVMLVATLAVIFLTELTSNTATAAAFLPLVGSVAVGIGMDPFMLTMPVALAASCAFMLPVATPPNAIVYGSGNLTVADMAKAGFYLNLISTLLITGLTYLAVGTLFSVA, from the coding sequence ATGGCGAAGACCGAACGAACCGCCCGCGCGGCGGACGCGGCGGACGCCCCAGGTTCCCGGATCGGGCGGATCCCTGTGGGGCGCTCCCTGCTCGCGGTGGGAGCAGGCTTCCTGCTGTTCGTCGTCATGCTTCTGCTGCCACCCCCGGCCGGCATGTCCGAGACGGCATGGACCGTGGCGGCGGTGGCAATCCTGATGGCAGCCTGGTGGGTGACGGAAGCCCTGCCGCTGGCCGCCACCGCGCTGATCCCGATCGTGGCATTTCCGCTCCTGGGGGTGGCGACGAGCCGGGAAGCCGCTACGCCGTACGCCGATCCCCTGATCTTCCTTTTTCTCGGCGGCTTCGTGCTCGGGCTCGGTCTGCAGCGCTGGAACCTGCACCGCCGCATCGCGCTGACCATCATCTCCTGGGTCGGCACCCAACCGGCCCGGCTGGTCGGCGGGTTCATGCTGGCGACGGCCTTCCTCAGCATGTGGGTCAGCAACACCGCGACCGCGGTGATGATGCTGCCGGTGGCATTGTCGGTCATAGCACTGCTGCAGAACGACCGGAGTTCCGACGCTCGCGGCGACGCGGACGGCGCGCTGGCCGCCGGCCGGCGGAACTTCGCGGTGTCGCTGCTGCTGGCGGTCGCCTACGGGGCCAGCATCGGCGGACTGGCGACCCTGATCGGCACGCCGCCCAATGCCCTCCTGGCGGCCTACATGGCGCGCACATATCAGGTGGAGATTGGCTTCGCACAGTGGATGATGGTCGGCGTGCCGCTCGTCCTGGTCATGCTCGCCCTGACCTGGGCGCTGCTGACCCAGGTCGTGTTCCGTACCCCGGCCGGGGCGATCAAAGGCGCCATGAGTGCGGTCGGGAGCGAGATCGCCTCGCTGGGTCCCATGAGCAGGCCGGAGAAACTGGTCGGCATGGTCTTCGTCGCCACCGCGGCGGCCTGGATTTTGCGGCCGCTGCTGTCGGACTTCATCCCCGGTCTTGACGACACCGTCATCGCGATGGCGTCGGCGCTCCTGCTGTTCCTGATCCCGTCGGGTTCCGACCGCGGCGGGTTCCTGATGGACTGGGACACCGCCCGCGGGATCCCATGGGGCGTCCTGCTGCTGTTCGGCGGCGGCCTGTCGCTGGCCTCGGCCATTTCCGACAGCGGTCTCGCGGAATGGCTGGGCCAGACCCTGGGGCTGCTGGGAAGCTGGCCGGTGATCCTGGTCATGCTGGTAGCGACCCTGGCGGTGATCTTCCTGACCGAGCTGACCAGCAACACGGCGACCGCGGCCGCCTTCCTGCCGCTGGTCGGATCGGTCGCGGTCGGCATCGGCATGGACCCCTTCATGCTGACCATGCCGGTGGCACTCGCCGCGTCGTGCGCCTTCATGCTGCCGGTCGCCACGCCGCCCAACGCCATTGTCTACGGCAGCGGCAACCTGACCGTCGCCGACATGGCCAAGGCCGGATTCTACCTGAACCTGATCAGCACCTTGCTGATCACCGGCCTGACCTATCTTGCCGTTGGCACGCTGTTCAGCGTCGCTTAA